From Lepisosteus oculatus isolate fLepOcu1 chromosome 8, fLepOcu1.hap2, whole genome shotgun sequence, one genomic window encodes:
- the bdkrb2 gene encoding B2 bradykinin receptor isoform X1, producing MGSNTTECTALSLIPDNATDILSNQTDSSQCPSSEAWNWLYAMQPIYMGVICVLGFIGNAFVLSVFCFHKKHCTVAEIYLGNLAAADLLMVSCLPFWAITVANMFEWHFGHSLCQFINVGISMNMYCSIYFLVLVSIDRYLALVKTMSHGRMRSVSCAKISCFTIWMFGFIMSIPVMLFRTPKYFPEYNVTACYLEYPSLKWETSYNLLLSLIGFFIPLLIISYCTYKIIEALRNKKMHKFNTVKTEGKASFLVLSVLLVFFLCWIPFHSTTFLHILFNNGLFGGCVWEVFLDISNQVSSYLAYSNSCLNPVLYVIVGKNFRKKAKEVIEQMFYKRGSTSESSRSQYLSTLKTFV from the coding sequence ATGGGTTCCAACACAACAGAATGTACTGCATTGAGCCTTATTCCAGACAACGCTACAGACATCCTGAGCAACCAAACTGATTCAAGCCAGTGCCCTTCTTCTGAAGCCTGGAACTGGCTCTATGCCATGCAGCCTATTTACATGGGAGTCATTTGTGTACTGGGATTCATAGGAAATGCatttgtcttgagtgttttctgcttccacaaaaaacattgcaccgTAGCAGAGATTTACCTTGGAAACCTTGCAGCTGCAGACTTGTTGATGGTGTCCTGTCTGCCCTTCTGGGCCATTACTGTAGCCAATATGTTTGAATGGCACTTTGGGCATTCCCTGTGCCAGTTCATTAATGTTGGTATTAGcatgaatatgtactgtagtatctaTTTCCTGGTGCTTGTTAGCATTGATCGCTACCTGGCATTAGTAAAGACTATGTCTCACGGAAGAATGCGGAGTGTCTCCTGTGCCAAAATAAGCTGCTTTACAATTTGGATGTTTGGTTTTATAATGAGCATCCCAGTCATGTTGTTTAGGACGCCAAAATACTTCCCTGAGTATAATGTTACTGCATGCTACCTTGAATATCCTAGTTTGAAATGGGAAACCTCTTATAATCTTTTGCTCAGTCTGATTGGATTTTTCATACCATTATTGATTATTTCATATTGTACATACAAGATCATTGAAGCCCTGAGGAATAAAAAGATGCACAAGTTCAATACAGTTAAAACCGAGGGAAAGGCATCATTTCTGGTCCTTTCTGTGCTCCTTGTCTTCTTCTTATGTTGGATTCCTTTTCATTCAACAACATTTCTACACATTCTTTTTAACAATGGACTTTTCGGTGGATGTGTTTGGGAAGTCTTCCTTGATATAAGCAACCAGGTATCTAGTTATCTTGCTTATAGCAACAGCTGTTTGaatcctgtactgtatgtcattgtgGGAAAGAACTTCAGAAAGAAGGCTAAAGAGGTGATTGaacaaatgttttacaaaagGGGTTCAACCAGTGAATCTTCTCGATCTCAGTATTTGTCTACATTGAAAACCTTTGtctga